Proteins from one Bradyrhizobium roseum genomic window:
- the trxA gene encoding thioredoxin, producing MTIVEQGGGPAPQATPDLIKETTTQSFVKDVIEESKRQPVLIDFWAPWCGPCRQLTPVLEKAVRAAKGKVKLVKMNIDEHPAIPGQMGIQSIPAVIAFVGGQPADGFMGAVPESQVNAFIEKLTKGVTAPGEPNIAEILQEAEAVLAEGDPAAAAQIYAEVLGFDATSIPAMAGLAKCYVTTGAIEQAKQTLALVPESKRNDAAVKAVQASIDLAEQAQAVGPVAELEQKLAANPLDHQARFDLATALNAQGNRAEATNQLLEIVRRDRKWNDDGARRQLVQFFEAWGGADEATVDGRKRLSTILFS from the coding sequence GTGACGATAGTTGAGCAGGGCGGCGGCCCGGCGCCGCAGGCGACACCCGATCTGATCAAGGAGACGACCACCCAGTCCTTCGTGAAGGACGTCATCGAGGAATCGAAGCGCCAGCCGGTGCTGATCGACTTCTGGGCGCCGTGGTGCGGCCCCTGCCGGCAGCTCACGCCGGTTCTCGAAAAGGCGGTCCGTGCCGCCAAGGGCAAGGTCAAGCTGGTCAAGATGAATATCGACGAGCATCCGGCCATTCCGGGCCAGATGGGCATCCAGTCGATCCCGGCCGTCATCGCGTTCGTCGGGGGCCAGCCTGCCGACGGTTTCATGGGCGCGGTGCCGGAAAGCCAGGTCAACGCCTTCATCGAAAAGCTCACCAAGGGCGTGACCGCGCCGGGCGAGCCTAATATTGCCGAAATACTGCAGGAGGCCGAGGCCGTGCTGGCGGAGGGCGATCCTGCCGCAGCCGCCCAGATCTATGCCGAGGTGCTTGGCTTCGACGCCACCAGCATCCCTGCGATGGCGGGGCTGGCCAAATGCTATGTGACGACGGGCGCGATCGAACAGGCCAAGCAGACGCTGGCACTGGTGCCGGAATCCAAGCGCAACGATGCCGCCGTCAAGGCGGTGCAGGCCTCGATCGACCTCGCCGAGCAGGCCCAGGCGGTCGGTCCGGTCGCCGAGCTGGAACAGAAGCTTGCCGCCAATCCGCTCGACCATCAGGCGCGATTTGATCTGGCGACGGCGCTGAATGCGCAGGGTAACCGCGCCGAGGCGACCAACCAGTTGCTCGAAATCGTCAGGCGAGACCGCAAGTGGAACGATGACGGGGCGCGCAGGCAGCTGGTGCAGTTCTTCGAGGCGTGGGGCGGCGCCGACGAAGCCACCGTCGATGGACGAAAGCGGCTGTCTACGATTCTCTTCTCGTAA
- a CDS encoding LON peptidase substrate-binding domain-containing protein: MPINAEYRGPGELPEIIPVFPLPGALLLPRGQMPLNVFEQRYLAMVDDALRDGHRLIGMIQPDLSHSKDEAKPELFRVGCVGRITQLAESGDGRYILELTGVARFKVVEEITALTAYRQCKVDFFPYADDFVARKGEEAVDRTALLEVLTDFLEANNLKVDWEGIESAPNEALVNALAMMSPYGPAEKQAMLEAPDLKTRAEILVAVTEMDLAKKRTTGDTGLQ, from the coding sequence ATGCCGATCAATGCCGAATACCGCGGACCCGGCGAGCTTCCCGAAATCATTCCGGTATTTCCGTTGCCGGGCGCGCTGTTGCTGCCGCGCGGCCAGATGCCGCTCAATGTTTTCGAGCAGCGCTATCTGGCTATGGTCGACGACGCGCTGCGCGACGGGCACCGGCTGATCGGGATGATCCAGCCGGATCTTTCGCACAGCAAGGACGAAGCGAAACCGGAGCTGTTCCGGGTCGGCTGTGTCGGCCGCATCACCCAGCTCGCCGAATCCGGCGACGGCCGTTACATCCTGGAGCTCACCGGTGTCGCGCGCTTCAAGGTGGTCGAAGAAATTACAGCGCTGACCGCGTACCGCCAATGCAAGGTGGATTTCTTTCCCTATGCCGACGATTTCGTCGCGCGCAAGGGGGAGGAAGCCGTCGATCGCACCGCCCTGCTCGAGGTGCTGACCGATTTTCTCGAGGCCAACAATCTGAAGGTGGATTGGGAAGGCATCGAGAGCGCGCCGAACGAAGCGCTGGTCAACGCGCTGGCGATGATGTCGCCCTACGGCCCGGCGGAGAAGCAGGCGATGCTGGAAGCACCCGATTTAAAAACGCGCGCGGAAATTCTGGTCGCGGTGACCGAAATGGACCTCGCCAAGAAACGCACCACCGGCGACACCGGGCTGCAATAG